From Bacteroidia bacterium, the proteins below share one genomic window:
- a CDS encoding S9 family peptidase yields MQSFDSFTKLIHLNPLLIRSFMSKFARLNIISVMKKIFLLFGLLPLFHLTFGQEYGMLTLEDAVLNTKLYPKGLLNLSFLPSGEFFAYSRSETKKLYLEKIDKIQIDSSLTLDRLNSALESVKESKLSAFPRITWISDNTIEFISGNKIVRYNRTDNIANVVNEIPKDAENPEWNSDKTLLAFTKEYNLYVKKEGRVEKLTEDGHYGVVYGTAVHRNEFGINKGLFWSNNGKKLAFYRMDESAVTDYYTYQNEDKPATMQKFKYPFAGTTSHTVKVGIYDTETGIIKYLNIEGPYDQYLTNITWSPDDRFVYVAKVSRNQKNMWLERYWADDGNLDIIVLSEFNAKYVEPQNGPKFLPWNSEQFIWQSQKDGFNHIYLYSTNGKIIRQLTKGEWVVTNVLGLSEETQHVFVEGTKDGAIERHVYAIALSNGKLRKITTEQGTHNVQVNKTGSFFLDSYSSLVIPNKVDLLSETGAFLRNIHTAPNPLKDYVLGETSIFPLQNGNTTLYARMIKPVNFDEKKNYPVIVYVYGGPHVQLVRNTWLGASNLWMQFLAQQGFIVFTIDNRGSANRGFEFESAVYGHLGTKEIEDQMIGIEYLKKLPYVDASRIGVHGWSFGGFMTTSLMTRTPGVFKVGVAGGPVIDWRMYEIMYTERYMGNPADNATGYDSANLLNYADKLEGRLLMIHGCDDDVVLWQHSLLYVQKCIKNNNTLLDYYVYPGHKHNVYGKDRLHLMTKITEYLFENL; encoded by the coding sequence ATGCAATCATTTGATAGCTTTACAAAATTAATTCACTTGAACCCTTTGTTGATTCGTTCATTTATGAGCAAATTTGCACGACTCAATATTATTAGTGTAATGAAGAAAATTTTTCTATTATTTGGATTACTTCCTTTGTTTCATTTGACTTTTGGTCAGGAATATGGAATGTTAACCCTTGAAGATGCTGTTTTGAATACAAAATTGTATCCCAAAGGATTGCTTAATTTGTCTTTTTTGCCATCCGGAGAATTTTTTGCTTACTCAAGAAGTGAAACAAAGAAGTTATATTTAGAGAAGATTGATAAAATTCAAATTGATTCTTCATTAACGCTTGACCGGCTTAATAGTGCATTGGAATCTGTAAAAGAAAGTAAACTGTCAGCTTTTCCTCGTATTACTTGGATAAGCGACAATACAATTGAATTTATTTCAGGCAATAAAATAGTAAGATATAATCGGACTGATAATATAGCGAATGTTGTAAATGAGATTCCAAAAGATGCTGAAAATCCGGAATGGAATAGCGACAAGACTTTGTTAGCTTTTACCAAGGAATATAATTTATATGTAAAAAAGGAAGGAAGAGTCGAAAAATTGACAGAGGATGGACATTATGGAGTTGTTTATGGGACTGCCGTACATCGCAATGAGTTTGGAATTAATAAGGGTTTATTCTGGAGCAACAACGGCAAAAAGCTTGCATTCTATCGTATGGATGAAAGTGCAGTTACTGATTATTATACGTATCAGAATGAAGATAAACCCGCAACGATGCAAAAATTCAAATATCCATTCGCGGGAACTACCAGCCATACTGTGAAGGTGGGCATTTATGATACTGAAACAGGTATAATCAAGTATTTAAACATTGAAGGTCCTTATGATCAATATCTGACAAACATTACATGGTCGCCTGATGATAGGTTCGTTTATGTCGCAAAAGTTTCACGTAATCAAAAGAATATGTGGCTTGAGCGTTATTGGGCAGATGATGGGAATTTAGATATCATTGTGTTATCAGAGTTTAATGCTAAGTATGTTGAACCGCAGAATGGACCCAAGTTTTTGCCTTGGAATAGTGAACAATTTATCTGGCAAAGTCAAAAGGATGGATTTAACCATATTTACCTTTATTCAACTAATGGCAAGATAATAAGACAATTGACCAAAGGAGAGTGGGTAGTAACAAATGTTTTAGGTTTGAGTGAAGAAACTCAGCATGTGTTTGTAGAAGGCACAAAAGATGGAGCAATTGAAAGACATGTGTATGCTATTGCTTTGTCAAATGGAAAACTTAGAAAAATTACAACTGAGCAAGGCACCCACAATGTGCAAGTAAACAAAACCGGTTCTTTTTTCTTAGATTCATATTCCTCACTTGTTATACCAAATAAAGTGGATTTGCTCAGTGAAACAGGGGCGTTCTTACGCAATATTCATACAGCTCCAAATCCGCTGAAAGATTATGTGTTGGGAGAAACCAGTATTTTTCCATTGCAAAACGGTAATACAACACTCTATGCACGCATGATAAAACCGGTGAATTTTGATGAAAAGAAAAATTACCCGGTGATTGTGTATGTTTATGGTGGACCACATGTACAATTGGTTCGTAATACATGGTTAGGGGCAAGTAATTTGTGGATGCAGTTTTTAGCTCAACAAGGGTTTATTGTCTTTACAATTGATAACCGAGGTTCTGCAAATAGAGGCTTTGAATTTGAAAGTGCTGTTTATGGACATTTGGGAACCAAAGAAATTGAAGACCAAATGATAGGCATAGAATATCTAAAGAAACTACCTTATGTAGATGCAAGTCGTATTGGTGTACATGGGTGGAGTTTTGGAGGATTTATGACAACCTCTCTAATGACAAGAACACCAGGAGTCTTTAAAGTGGGTGTAGCCGGAGGTCCTGTAATAGATTGGCGCATGTATGAGATTATGTACACCGAGCGTTATATGGGCAACCCGGCTGATAATGCTACCGGATATGATAGCGCAAATCTATTGAATTATGCAGATAAGTTAGAAGGAAGGCTGCTTATGATTCATGGCTGTGATGATGATGTTGTGCTTTGGCAGCATAGTCTGCTGTATGTACAAAAGTGTATTAAGAATAATAATACTTTGCTGGATTATTATGTTTATCCGGGACATAAACATAATGTATATGGGAAAGACCGGTTACATCTAATGACAAAGATTACAGAGTATCTGTTTGAGAATCTTTAG
- the lhgO gene encoding L-2-hydroxyglutarate oxidase, with protein sequence MSNKVVVIGGGIVGLATAYQLQNKNPNLQICILEKENGIARHQTGHNSGVIHSGIYYKPGSLKANNCRWGYDMLLEFCDEHGIEYDICGKLIVATSETEVLGLEKLLERGNENGLENLILLEKDELKHVEPHVAGIKAIRVKQTGIIDYKKVSAKLAELIVARGGEILFNQKVKGIHKHNNQLTIETNQGSYPCHFGINCAGLFSDKIFQMDNPQEPNMKIIPFRGEYYKIKEERKHLVKHLIYPVPDPSFPFLGVHFTRHIDGGVEAGPNAVLAYRREGYHKTDFNASELWESISWKGFRKVAMKYWRTGLGEIYRSYSKAAFTKALQKLIPEVQESDLCEGGAGVRAQACLKDGSLIDDFLIEETQQMIHILNAPSPAATSSLSIGNTIANRLISKIENL encoded by the coding sequence ATGAGCAATAAGGTGGTTGTAATAGGTGGAGGCATTGTAGGTCTCGCCACTGCTTATCAGTTACAAAATAAAAACCCTAATTTACAAATCTGTATTCTTGAAAAAGAGAATGGTATTGCCCGGCATCAAACAGGGCATAATTCGGGAGTTATTCATTCAGGAATTTATTATAAACCTGGAAGTTTAAAAGCAAATAATTGTCGTTGGGGATATGATATGCTACTTGAGTTCTGTGACGAACATGGAATTGAATATGATATTTGCGGAAAATTAATTGTAGCAACTTCAGAAACTGAAGTTCTCGGCTTGGAAAAACTACTTGAACGTGGTAATGAGAACGGTTTAGAAAATTTAATCCTCCTTGAAAAAGACGAATTAAAACATGTTGAACCACATGTTGCAGGCATTAAAGCAATAAGAGTAAAACAAACAGGCATCATTGACTATAAAAAAGTTTCAGCAAAATTAGCAGAGTTAATTGTAGCAAGGGGTGGAGAGATATTATTCAACCAAAAAGTTAAAGGGATTCACAAACACAATAATCAACTTACCATTGAAACTAACCAAGGCAGCTATCCTTGTCATTTTGGGATTAATTGTGCCGGACTCTTCAGTGACAAGATATTCCAAATGGATAACCCTCAAGAACCCAATATGAAGATTATTCCATTCAGGGGAGAGTACTATAAAATAAAAGAAGAAAGAAAGCATTTGGTTAAACACCTTATTTACCCTGTCCCCGACCCTTCATTTCCGTTTTTAGGTGTTCATTTCACCCGACATATTGATGGTGGAGTGGAGGCAGGTCCAAATGCAGTGTTGGCATATAGACGAGAAGGATATCACAAAACAGATTTTAATGCGTCTGAGTTATGGGAGAGCATTTCTTGGAAAGGGTTCAGGAAAGTTGCCATGAAATATTGGAGAACTGGTTTAGGTGAAATATATCGTTCTTATTCAAAAGCTGCTTTTACAAAAGCACTTCAAAAACTTATTCCGGAAGTACAAGAATCAGATCTTTGCGAGGGGGGTGCAGGTGTACGTGCACAAGCATGTTTAAAAGACGGCTCTTTAATTGATGATTTCTTAATTGAGGAAACTCAGCAAATGATTCACATATTGAACGCACCGTCTCCCGCTGCAACTTCAAGCCTATCTATTGGCAACACGATTGCCAACAGACTAATTTCAAAAATAGAAAATCTATAA
- a CDS encoding LapA family protein has translation MPNQKSDKSLFRLISTLILIGLIVTLALQNSTSQEVKIYFWSFSLPLFVLLFLAFVIGVLLMLVLLYPKYRKADSSDSKILRLEQEITRLEKQVTSNTTESK, from the coding sequence ATGCCGAATCAAAAATCTGACAAGAGTCTATTTAGACTAATTTCCACCCTGATTTTAATAGGGTTGATTGTTACTTTAGCACTTCAAAACAGCACTTCTCAAGAAGTCAAAATTTACTTTTGGAGTTTTTCTCTCCCTCTATTTGTTTTACTCTTTTTAGCCTTTGTAATAGGAGTTTTACTGATGTTGGTACTCTTATATCCTAAGTATAGAAAAGCAGATAGTTCTGACAGTAAAATTCTAAGACTTGAACAAGAAATTACACGATTAGAGAAACAAGTAACATCAAACACAACAGAAAGCAAATGA
- a CDS encoding ABC transporter ATP-binding protein/permease has translation MKNFIQILRYAKGQGKEMFLNILFNLIFILSSAFSLTLAMPLLKFLFLSEKPEVTENTGGLDFNSVYQHAMASFYELVSEDKRYALLLICLFLIVSILIKNTARYLALVNLKILIFKSIEKLKNKIFDKILSLPMSYFNHEKKGDIISRMSNDTKELEWSMSSSLESIFKEPVTIIIFLNILIYMSPLLTLYVLMLLPITALIVSFLGKKLKARSKQTQEKQGLLLSFLEEILGGMKVVKTFNAESFMRKKFGLVNKETTKLSISVNKRVDSASPISEIFGISIAAVLLWLGGNMVFQNRIEPEVFIGYLIVFSQLIPPFKQFSSAFYNVQKGIASANRLEEILATDIKIYEHPNAKNISSFSNKIEFRNVSFSYGHHHVLKNINLEIQKGTKVALVGQSGSGKTTLTELVPRLYDVTDGEILIDGNNIKDVSIFSLRKLIGSVNQESILFNDSILNNLKIGNQEASEEQLYEALRMANALDFVKQKEAGLDEIIGERGSKLSGGQKQRISIARAILKNPEILILDEATSALDSESERFVQEALDTLSSGRTTLVIAHRLSTILDADVIVVMSEGQIVEQGTHQELIEKQGVYKKLYQIQFQDA, from the coding sequence ATGAAGAATTTTATTCAAATACTTCGCTATGCAAAAGGACAGGGAAAAGAGATGTTTCTTAATATACTTTTTAACCTGATTTTTATTCTCAGCAGTGCATTTTCTCTAACGCTTGCGATGCCTTTGTTGAAATTTCTGTTTTTATCTGAGAAACCTGAAGTTACAGAAAACACTGGCGGATTAGACTTTAATTCAGTATATCAACATGCAATGGCTTCTTTCTATGAATTAGTCTCAGAAGATAAAAGGTACGCATTACTGCTGATTTGTTTGTTTCTGATTGTGTCCATTCTTATTAAGAATACCGCACGTTATTTGGCTTTAGTTAATCTGAAAATATTGATTTTTAAGAGTATTGAAAAACTGAAGAATAAAATATTTGATAAAATACTCTCCCTGCCAATGAGTTACTTTAATCATGAAAAAAAGGGGGATATTATTTCAAGAATGAGTAATGATACCAAAGAGCTGGAATGGTCTATGTCATCCTCTTTAGAGTCAATTTTCAAAGAACCGGTTACCATAATAATTTTCTTGAACATATTAATATATATGAGTCCATTGTTGACCTTATATGTCTTGATGCTATTGCCCATAACGGCATTAATAGTCTCTTTTTTAGGTAAAAAGCTTAAAGCAAGATCTAAGCAAACTCAAGAAAAACAAGGGCTATTGCTTTCGTTTCTTGAAGAAATCTTGGGTGGAATGAAAGTAGTTAAAACCTTCAATGCGGAGAGTTTTATGAGAAAGAAGTTCGGACTTGTAAATAAGGAAACAACCAAGTTGAGTATTAGCGTTAACAAGCGCGTTGATTCAGCATCTCCCATATCTGAAATATTTGGAATAAGTATCGCTGCTGTTTTGCTATGGTTGGGTGGAAATATGGTCTTTCAAAACCGGATTGAACCCGAAGTGTTTATTGGATATTTAATAGTCTTTAGCCAATTGATTCCACCATTCAAACAATTCTCATCTGCGTTTTATAATGTTCAAAAGGGAATAGCAAGTGCAAATAGGTTAGAAGAGATTTTGGCTACAGATATTAAAATATATGAGCACCCTAATGCCAAGAATATCAGCAGTTTTTCTAATAAAATTGAGTTTAGAAATGTGAGCTTTAGTTATGGTCACCATCATGTTTTGAAGAATATCAATTTGGAGATACAAAAGGGAACTAAAGTAGCATTGGTCGGGCAATCAGGTTCGGGTAAAACAACACTGACTGAATTAGTCCCAAGGCTGTACGATGTCACTGATGGGGAGATTTTGATTGATGGTAATAATATCAAAGATGTTTCTATTTTCTCCTTGCGTAAACTTATTGGCTCAGTTAATCAAGAATCAATTTTGTTCAATGATAGTATTCTAAATAATTTAAAAATTGGAAATCAAGAAGCCTCCGAAGAACAACTGTATGAGGCGCTACGTATGGCAAATGCATTAGATTTTGTGAAACAGAAAGAAGCAGGATTGGATGAAATTATTGGAGAAAGAGGCAGTAAATTAAGCGGAGGGCAAAAACAGCGTATTAGTATTGCTCGCGCAATATTAAAGAATCCCGAAATTCTCATTCTTGATGAAGCTACGTCTGCGTTGGATTCAGAATCAGAAAGGTTTGTTCAAGAAGCGTTAGACACCCTTTCAAGTGGTCGAACGACATTGGTAATAGCACATAGATTATCGACTATTTTGGATGCCGATGTAATTGTTGTGATGTCTGAAGGGCAGATTGTTGAACAAGGAACCCATCAAGAATTGATAGAGAAGCAGGGTGTGTATAAAAAACTATATCAAATACAGTTTCAAGATGCTTGA
- the rpmB gene encoding 50S ribosomal protein L28, which produces MSRVCDLTGKKAMKGNNVSHSNRKTKRRFYPNLQEKRFFIPETGEWITLKVSTSAIRTINKIGITEALNRVINNGKI; this is translated from the coding sequence ATGTCAAGAGTATGTGATTTAACCGGAAAGAAAGCAATGAAGGGGAACAATGTTTCTCACTCCAATAGAAAAACTAAGAGAAGATTTTATCCAAATCTTCAAGAAAAGCGTTTCTTTATACCGGAAACTGGCGAGTGGATAACACTTAAAGTGTCAACTTCAGCTATTCGTACTATCAATAAAATTGGTATTACAGAAGCATTAAATAGAGTAATTAACAACGGAAAAATCTAA
- the rpmG gene encoding 50S ribosomal protein L33, with amino-acid sequence MAKNKGNRVQVILECTEQKNTNVAGISRYITTKNKKNTTERIELKKYNPYLKKVTVHKEIK; translated from the coding sequence ATGGCTAAGAATAAAGGAAATAGAGTTCAAGTTATTTTAGAATGTACTGAGCAAAAGAATACGAATGTTGCCGGTATCTCTAGATATATTACTACAAAGAACAAGAAGAATACTACCGAGAGGATTGAATTAAAGAAGTACAATCCTTATTTAAAGAAAGTTACAGTACACAAAGAAATTAAATAA
- a CDS encoding DUF4295 domain-containing protein has translation MAKKAISKLQGVEKKGYVKVIRAVKSDKTGAYIFKAEVLPEDLAKDYFKS, from the coding sequence ATGGCAAAGAAAGCGATTTCAAAACTACAAGGCGTTGAGAAAAAAGGATATGTGAAAGTTATCAGAGCTGTAAAATCTGACAAAACAGGAGCTTATATTTTTAAAGCTGAAGTATTGCCGGAAGATTTGGCTAAAGACTATTTTAAATCCTAG
- the ftsY gene encoding signal recognition particle-docking protein FtsY, with translation MAFFDFFKKKQDERDDKTALNQGLEMTRTSFLSKIGRLVAGKSEVDDDFLDDLEEALITSDVGLKTTLKIIDRLKFRAEKEKYINKDELKTFLKQEITLLLTENKSKSSLQDDFAVGNVSENSPFVLMVVGVNGVGKTTTIGKLASHYKQAGAKVLLAAGDTFRAGAVDQLKIWSERAGVDFYSHGMNTEPAAVAYEAVKKGKENAYDIIILDTAGRLHNKVNLMNELTKIKKVMGKIIPEAPHEVMLVLDASTGQNAFEQAEKFTQATEVTSIALTKLDGTAKGGVVIGISDSFGVPVKYIGVGEKMEDLRIFDPAMFIESLFYESSLS, from the coding sequence ATGGCATTTTTTGATTTTTTTAAGAAGAAACAAGATGAGCGCGATGATAAAACCGCACTTAATCAAGGACTTGAGATGACTCGTACTTCCTTTTTGAGTAAGATTGGGAGGTTGGTTGCAGGTAAATCAGAAGTTGATGACGATTTTTTAGATGATTTAGAGGAAGCATTAATTACATCGGATGTTGGTCTCAAAACCACTCTCAAAATTATTGACAGACTCAAATTCAGAGCAGAAAAGGAAAAGTACATCAATAAGGATGAATTAAAAACTTTCTTAAAACAAGAAATTACTTTATTGCTTACTGAGAATAAATCCAAAAGTTCTCTTCAGGATGATTTTGCAGTGGGAAATGTATCCGAGAATTCTCCTTTTGTTTTGATGGTTGTTGGAGTGAATGGAGTGGGTAAAACAACCACAATAGGGAAATTGGCAAGTCATTATAAACAAGCCGGAGCCAAAGTGCTGTTAGCTGCCGGTGATACCTTTCGCGCGGGTGCGGTTGATCAACTTAAAATTTGGAGTGAAAGAGCAGGAGTTGATTTTTATTCGCACGGAATGAATACTGAGCCTGCAGCTGTTGCTTATGAAGCTGTTAAAAAAGGTAAAGAAAACGCGTATGATATTATTATCTTGGACACCGCTGGACGGTTGCACAACAAGGTAAACTTGATGAATGAACTAACTAAAATTAAGAAAGTGATGGGTAAAATTATTCCTGAGGCTCCTCACGAAGTTATGTTAGTGTTAGATGCTTCTACCGGTCAAAATGCTTTTGAGCAAGCAGAGAAATTTACTCAAGCAACAGAGGTTACATCAATAGCCCTTACAAAGCTCGATGGTACAGCCAAAGGAGGAGTTGTTATTGGAATAAGTGATAGTTTTGGTGTGCCGGTAAAATATATTGGTGTAGGTGAAAAAATGGAGGATTTAAGAATATTTGATCCGGCAATGTTTATTGAATCTTTGTTTTATGAGAGTTCGCTCAGCTAA
- the rimO gene encoding 30S ribosomal protein S12 methylthiotransferase RimO — protein MRVRSAKKNKINIVTLGCSKNLVDSEVMFSQLKNNNMDVAHESVKDDANIVIINTCGFIDLAKDESIQTILNYAQAKSNGKIDKIFVTGCLSERYKADLSKEIPEVDAWFGTRELPKLLQTLGADYKHELVGERLTTTPFHYAYLKISEGCNRPCSFCAIPLMRGGHVSKPIEFIVTEAENLVKNGLKELILIAQDSTYYGLDLYGERKLADLLDALVQVKGIEWLRLHYVFPSQFPMNVLDVIAKHDNICKYIDIPIQHIADPVLKAMRRGITKQRTAELLYSIREKLPEAIIRTTLIVGHPGETEKEFKELCDFISQFKFDRLGVFTYSHEEGTHSYTLEDNLPQEEKDRRAEIIMSIQSKISEEKNLQKIGKTLKVLIDRKEGEWFVGRTEGDSPDVDNEVLFDANLYFLRQGDFVQAEILSASEFDLIAKPL, from the coding sequence ATGAGAGTTCGCTCAGCTAAAAAGAATAAAATTAATATTGTAACATTAGGTTGCAGCAAGAATCTTGTGGATTCTGAAGTCATGTTCAGTCAGTTAAAAAATAATAACATGGATGTGGCTCACGAATCTGTAAAGGATGATGCTAATATTGTTATTATAAATACTTGTGGATTTATTGATTTAGCTAAGGATGAATCTATTCAAACAATTCTAAATTATGCTCAAGCAAAATCAAACGGGAAAATTGATAAGATTTTTGTTACAGGATGTCTTTCTGAAAGATATAAGGCTGATTTAAGCAAAGAGATTCCTGAGGTAGATGCCTGGTTTGGCACAAGAGAGCTGCCAAAATTGCTTCAAACGCTTGGGGCTGATTATAAACATGAATTAGTAGGTGAACGTCTTACTACGACACCTTTCCATTATGCATATCTCAAAATTTCTGAAGGGTGTAATAGACCTTGTTCTTTTTGTGCAATACCCTTAATGAGAGGTGGGCATGTTTCAAAACCTATTGAGTTTATTGTTACGGAAGCTGAAAACTTGGTGAAAAACGGTCTCAAGGAATTGATATTGATTGCACAAGATTCGACCTATTATGGACTTGATTTGTATGGTGAACGTAAATTAGCAGACTTGCTCGATGCACTTGTACAAGTCAAGGGCATTGAGTGGTTGCGCTTACACTATGTGTTTCCATCACAGTTTCCAATGAATGTGTTGGATGTCATTGCAAAACACGACAATATTTGTAAGTATATAGATATTCCCATTCAACATATTGCAGACCCTGTATTAAAAGCAATGCGTAGAGGTATAACCAAACAAAGAACGGCTGAACTGCTATATTCAATAAGAGAAAAATTGCCGGAAGCTATTATTAGGACCACGCTCATTGTTGGACATCCCGGTGAAACTGAAAAAGAATTTAAAGAGTTGTGTGATTTTATTTCCCAGTTTAAGTTCGATCGTTTGGGCGTTTTCACTTATTCTCATGAAGAAGGTACTCATTCTTATACTTTAGAAGATAATTTGCCACAAGAGGAGAAAGATAGACGCGCTGAAATCATCATGTCTATTCAAAGTAAAATATCTGAAGAAAAAAACTTACAGAAAATAGGCAAAACGCTAAAAGTGCTAATAGATAGAAAAGAGGGAGAATGGTTTGTAGGAAGGACAGAAGGTGATTCTCCTGATGTTGATAATGAGGTGTTATTTGATGCAAATCTGTATTTTCTGCGACAAGGTGATTTTGTTCAAGCTGAAATTTTATCAGCTTCAGAATTTGATTTGATTGCTAAGCCTTTATAA
- the bshC gene encoding bacillithiol biosynthesis cysteine-adding enzyme BshC, whose protein sequence is MSIAVSHKDIDILSDFVKSFIFNESDTDFLPIKNDFSHLAQHIEHREDFSQHQRNVLVDVLEQQYCFLSNDDKQKSLVWHNIQLLRNSSTYTLTTGQQIHIFLGPMYVPHKILSAVANCKKLKEQHPNMDFVPIFWMATEDHDFEEIRSVKLWNKNFVWDEASGGAIGNLSCQHIIPIIEEIKTSFNLGEFERSCLNVFEQFYSESATLAEATTKIVNYFFGQYGVIALDANNKRLKEFFKPFIVKEIKESFAYQAVKTFSEKIKLHGFDTQIGARDTSLFLFDNNKRERIDRIENDKFKLVPSGKIYSQNDLLELAETNPQLFSPNVALRPLYEEVILPNIAYFGGAGELAYWFQLVDVFAKADIPFPILMLRKMAVYFNSKSMSAWNELGFTEEDLLQSVQKFTSILNEKITGQSQYAELEADLDVLIQRSCDVSFAIDPQSVKSLKALAKMWKKDLKSHFDSLSQKIIERNNQKISKAWKLKNMIFPENDLQERNLSFLEFLFKFGKQHVDLFDWCSDNQYIQVVEF, encoded by the coding sequence ATGAGTATTGCTGTCTCACATAAAGATATTGATATCTTATCTGACTTTGTAAAATCCTTTATTTTTAATGAGTCAGATACTGATTTTTTGCCAATAAAAAATGATTTTAGCCATCTTGCACAACACATAGAACATAGAGAGGACTTTTCTCAACACCAAAGGAATGTATTGGTGGATGTGTTGGAGCAACAATATTGCTTCCTATCCAATGACGACAAACAAAAAAGTTTGGTTTGGCACAACATCCAGTTATTGCGAAACAGCTCCACCTATACATTAACAACCGGTCAGCAAATCCATATTTTTTTAGGACCTATGTATGTCCCACATAAAATATTGAGTGCAGTTGCCAACTGTAAAAAACTCAAAGAACAACATCCCAATATGGATTTTGTCCCAATATTTTGGATGGCAACCGAGGATCATGATTTTGAAGAAATAAGGTCTGTTAAGTTATGGAATAAAAATTTTGTTTGGGATGAAGCATCAGGAGGTGCAATAGGGAATCTGAGCTGCCAACATATAATTCCAATTATTGAAGAGATTAAAACTAGTTTTAATTTAGGTGAATTTGAGAGAAGTTGTCTCAATGTATTTGAACAATTTTATTCTGAATCGGCAACGCTGGCAGAAGCTACAACAAAGATTGTGAATTATTTCTTTGGTCAATATGGAGTGATTGCCTTAGATGCTAATAATAAACGCCTTAAAGAGTTTTTTAAGCCATTTATTGTTAAAGAAATTAAGGAGAGCTTTGCTTATCAAGCTGTTAAGACTTTTTCAGAAAAAATCAAACTGCATGGCTTTGATACCCAAATAGGAGCAAGAGATACTTCATTATTTTTATTTGACAATAATAAGAGAGAGCGTATCGATAGGATTGAGAATGATAAATTCAAGTTGGTTCCAAGTGGTAAGATTTATTCTCAAAATGATCTTTTAGAATTAGCAGAAACAAATCCTCAACTCTTTAGCCCTAACGTTGCATTACGTCCGTTATATGAAGAAGTCATTCTGCCAAATATAGCATACTTTGGTGGTGCAGGTGAATTGGCATATTGGTTTCAATTAGTTGATGTTTTTGCCAAAGCTGACATTCCTTTTCCTATTCTGATGTTAAGAAAGATGGCTGTTTACTTTAATAGTAAATCAATGAGTGCATGGAATGAGTTAGGTTTTACAGAAGAAGATTTGCTTCAATCTGTCCAAAAATTTACAAGTATATTAAATGAAAAGATAACCGGACAGTCTCAGTATGCAGAATTAGAAGCAGATTTAGATGTACTCATTCAAAGGTCATGTGATGTTTCCTTTGCTATAGACCCACAAAGTGTGAAATCATTGAAGGCACTTGCTAAAATGTGGAAAAAGGATTTGAAATCACATTTTGATTCATTATCTCAAAAAATTATTGAAAGGAATAATCAAAAAATTTCAAAAGCATGGAAGTTGAAAAATATGATTTTCCCTGAAAATGATTTACAGGAACGTAACTTAAGTTTTTTGGAGTTTCTATTTAAGTTTGGAAAACAACATGTTGATTTGTTTGACTGGTGTAGTGATAATCAGTATATTCAAGTAGTGGAATTTTAA